The Phyllopteryx taeniolatus isolate TA_2022b chromosome 9, UOR_Ptae_1.2, whole genome shotgun sequence genome contains a region encoding:
- the gli1 gene encoding zinc finger protein GLI1 isoform X1 — MPVDMQPHQGLYHYDTSPSRGLLPPDQSPYSDVPSLRAPLLNGPPQDCRAMYNPVTPGMGHGSGPAQSIGHCLDQYMRPPQAPLPLGMMGHRSMAPTEGNSAPYCTQNNMMSSHHNFCQSASDQIGSGDGSRFSTPRSILKLSKKRALSISPLSDPSVDLQTVIRTSPNSLVAFVNARCTPNGAGSYGHLSVSAMSPSMGYSGNMHCQSRPQGSMYAGVGGGTPHASGPCQASRLPAHNPRLHAPPKHGQLKTEPGLGVVMDGMNVKSLEERSEGDVASPSSTGTQDPLLGLLDGRDDLDKEDGKPEPEAVYETNCHWESCNKEFDTQDQLVHHINNEHIHGEKKEFVCHWQECSREQRPFKAQYMLVVHMRRHTGEKPHKCTFEGCNKAYSRLENLKTHLRSHTGEKPYVCEHEGCNKAFSNASDRAKHQNRTHSNEKPYVCKIPGCTKRYTDPSSLRKHVKTVHGPEAHITKKHRGDTGPRQPGSAITPGGPGAELLLEKEEKRREDCKLMAPDTTLKSQPSPGGQSSCSSERSPLGSTNNNDSGVEMNLNAAGSLEDLTALEDGGTAGGGGGEPGSTGATMGMSAQALKRLENLKIDKLKQIRRPTPPSRCLPNKLPVLPCSGDTMGMCTPSPLSNRRVMELSNHELGGGTSIGANANDRRGSGTSSLSSAYTVSRRSSMASPYLSSRRSSDVSQMGAAAGGGCHLLGQDQSGGDPLSPKTSRREVPCTGSGGLPALSNLTPAQQYSLKAKYAAATGGPPPTPLPGMDQPATPGRRGGVLGDYQGQPLPPFLQQGGTNTEYGTGVIYPHQAPGNTNRRASDPVRSAAANPLALPKRFNSLNNVSMMGRRNALQHQDHRSTSITRHMYSPRPPSITENVMMESMGMEPQLPPLDVRDRSMMIPPGERGFMGYQQQQTLGGGGGPLSNQVSPSHDPLGCPDQSYLKGNYQNQGGEVTPRVGGNPMGQPRPAHREGMSRTLLQQAEFSMSNCQLSPSGHHYPTLGQGGEAGTGQWRDGHNQIQSSLQDQRSLQYSDATMQPQQTQVHFNNQRALYNNPEGVHKLTIKPEQQFHPGMGSANACQSAKLQQQQQLLLQQVQGYTPQTGSRAMMRNSNSMSCDFQGQTQNSFPNGGSLSLGCAGTSLSEGQRPETPMIQVKEMMVRNYVQSQQALMWEQSQEQQQSPIKPPPLSDNMDLAGQASMMQHSPQHQNHNMYSNHSYASYPNHNLVISPPTHSRGSSSAAPKEQQMMGLQGACYGQEMVVPRPPPQGRKPLSRQNSLSQVGGGYMGSPQQLSPAHSTASPRRAVRLPPVQHPQQPQHEIFSPSNNNVYYSGDIHMDMVKHMDTQNGHRLPQQHSMGANLEPTAGTKSAPMAPYTDSGPIPNALENLDLDNARIDFTSIIDDAEPSSFSPLNHPNQGEPGSSSQTSSRLTTPQTSVTLSNMAVGDMTSMLTSLAGENKYLNTLS; from the exons ATGCCAGTGGACATGCAGCCACACCAGGGGCTGTATCACTATGACACCTCGCCCTCCAGAGG CTTACTGCCACCGGACCAGTCTCCGTACAGCGATGTCCCCTCGCTGCGAGCCCCGCTCCTCAACGGCCCTCCTCAGGACTGCAGAGCCATGTACAATCCCGTGACTCCCGGTATGGGTCACGGATCGGGACCGGCCCAGAGCATCGGCCACTGCTTGGATCAATACATGAGGCCTCCCCAGGCCCCGCTACCCCTCGGCATGATGGGCCACCGGAGTATGGCGCCCACGGAAG GCAACAGCGCCCCCTACTGTACACAGAACAACATGATGTCCTCCCATCACAACTTCTGCCAGTCGGCCTCGGATCAGATTGGCTCAGGTGACG GCTCGAGGTTTTCCACGCCGCGCTCCATCCTGAAGCTGAGTAAAAAGCGAGCGTTGTCCATCTCACCGCTCTCCGACCCCAGCGTGGACCTGCAGACGGTCATCCGAACGTCGCCCAACTCCCTGGTGGCCTTCGTCAACGCTCGCTGCACGCCCAACGGGGCCGGCTCGTACGGCCATCTGTCCGTCAGCGCCATGAG TCCATCAATGGGCTATTCTGGCAACATGCACTGCCAATCCAGACCTCAGGGCTCCATGTACGCAGGAGTAGGCGGGGGAACACCTCACGCATCGGGCCCGTGCCAGGCTTCCCGACTCCCCGCCCACAACCCTCGTCTCCACGCGCCGCCCAAACACGGACAA CTAAAGACCGAGCCCGGGTTGGGAGTGGTGATGGATGGCATGAATGTGAAGAGCCTGGAGGAGAGGTCTGAGGGAGATGTGGCCAGCCCTTCGTCCACCGGTACTCAG GACCCCCTCTTAGGTCTCCTGGACGGCCGAGACGACTTGGACAAGGAGGACGGCAAGCCCGAACCGGAGGCCGTCTACGAAACCAACTGCCACTGGGAGAGCTGTAACAAGGAGTTTGACACGCAGGACCAACTCGTTCAC caCATCAACAATGAGCACATCCACGGCGAGAAGAAGGAGTTTGTGTGCCACTGGCAGGAGTGTTCTCGCGAGCAGCGGCCATTCAAGGCCCAGTACATGCTGGTGGTCCACATGCGCAGGCACACTGGGGAGAAGCCGCACAAGTGCACT tttgaaGGCTGCAACAAAGCATACTCCCGTCTGGAAAACCTGAAGACGCACCTGCGCTctcacactggggagaaaccctACGTGTGTGAACACGAGGGCTGCAACAAGGCCTTCTCAAACGCCTCCGATCGGGCTAAACACCAGAACAGAACCCACTCCAATGAG AAACCCTACGTTTGCAAGATTCCCGGCTGTACCAAACGGTACACGGACCCGAGCTCGTTACGTAAACACGTGAAGACGGTGCACGGCCCCGAAGCCCACATCACCAAGAAGCACCGAGGCGACACGGGCCCTAGGCAGCCCGGCTCAGCCATAACCCCCGGAGGTCCGGGCGCCGAATTGCTGCTGGAAAAGGAGGAGAAACGCCGGGAGGACTGCAAACTGATGGCTCCTGATACCACTCTG AAATCTCAGCCAAGCCCTGGCGGCCAGTCGTCCTGCAGCAGCGAACGCTCCCCGCTGGGCAGCACCAACAACAACGACAGCGGTGTGGAGATGAACCTGAACGCGGCGGGCAGCCTGGAAGACCTCACGGCCCTGGAGGACGGCGGAACGGCCGGGGGAGGCGGAGGGGAACCGGGAAGCACGGGAGCGACGATGGGAATGTCGGCGCAGGCTCTCAAGAGGCTGGAGAACCTCAAGATTGACAAGCTGAAGCAAATCCGCCGACCGACGCCCCCTAGCCGTTGCCTCCCCAACAAGCTACCCGTGCTTCCTT GTTCGGGTGATACAATGGGAATGTGCACCCCATCTCCACTCTCAAATCGGCGTGTCATGGAGCTATCCAACCATGAGCTCGGAGGCGGGACTTCCATCGGTGCCAATGCCAACGACCGGAGAGGAAGCGGGACGAGCAGCCTGAGCTCCGCCTACACCGTCAGCCGCCGCTCCTCCATGGCGTCACCCTACTTGTCCAGCCGCCGCTCCAGTGACGTCTCTCAGATGGGGGCAGCAGCTGGGGGTGGGTGCCACCTTCTGGGCCAAGATCAGAGCGGTGGGGATCCCCTCTCCCCCAAGACCAGTCGTAGGGAAGTTCCCTGTACAGGAAGTGGCGGGCTGCCAGCTCTTTCGAACCTGACTCCGGCGCAGCAGTACAGTCTAAAAGCTAAGTATGCCGCCGCCACTGGTGGCCCACCACCTACTCCCTTACCCGGGATGGATCAGCCAGCCACTCCCGGCAGAAGAGGAGGTGTTTTGGGCGATTACCAGGGTCAACCGCTGCCTCCTTTCCTTCAGCAAGGTGGTACCAACACAGAGTACGGCACAGGTGTGATCTACCCTCACCAGGCTCCTGGCAACACCAATAGGAGAGCTAGCGATCCGGTAAGATCAGCAGCAGCAAACCCCCTAGCCCTCCCGAAACGGTTCAACAGCCTCAATAATGTGTCTATGATGGGCCGGAGAAATGCCCTGCAACACCAAGACCACCGCAGCACCAGCATCACTCGCCACATGTATTCCCCTCGGCCCCCTAGCATTACAGAGAATGTCATGATGGAGTCCATGGGTATGGAGCCCCAGCTACCCCCTTTGGATGTCAGAGACCGTTCCATGATGATCCCACCTGGCGAACGGGGCTTTATGGGGtaccagcagcagcagacgcTTGGAGGAGGTGGCGGACCACTTTCAAATCAAGTATCTCCAAGCCATGACCCCCTGGGCTGCCCAGACCAAAGTTACTTGAAAGGGAATTACCAGAACCAAGGAGGGGAAGTTACTCCCAGGGTTGGTGGAAATCCAATGGGTCAACCAAGGCCTGCTCACCGAGAGGGTATGTCTCGTACACTTCTTCAACAGGCCGAGTTCAGTATGAGCAACTGTCAGCTCAGCCCGTCAGGCCACCATTACCCGACCTTGGGACAGGGGGGCGAGGCCGGAACTGGTCAATGGCGTGACGGTCACAACCAGATCCAAAGTTCTCTCCAGGACCAACGCAGCTTGCAATATTCAGACGCAACTATGCAGCCTCAACAGACACAAGTCCACTTCAACAATCAGAGGGCTCTTTACAACAATCCAGAGGGAGTACATAAACTCACCATTAAGCCTGAGCAGCAGTTCCACCCCGGCATGGGAAGTGCTAATGCCTGTCAAAGTGCTAAgcttcagcagcagcagcagctactCCTCCAGCAGGTTCAGGGTTATACCCCACAGACAGGGAGTCGAGCTATGATGAGGAACTCAAACAGCATGAGCTGTGACTTTCAAGGACAGACCCAGAACTCCTTCCCCAATGGTGGGAGCTTGAGTTTGGGTTGCGCTGGTACCTCTCTTTCTGAGGGCCAGAGGCCCGAAACCCCCATGATACAGGTAAAGGAGATGATGGTGAGGAATTATGTGCAGTCCCAACAAGCGCTCATGTGGGAGCAATCACAAGAACAGCAGCAGAGCCCAATAAAACCACCTCCACTTTCAGACAACATGGATCTGGCTGGCCAGGCCTCGATGATGCAACATAGCCCTCAGCACCAAAACCATAACATGTACTCAAACCATTCATACGCTTCCTACCCCAACCACAACCTTGTCATAAGCCCTCCGACACACAGCCGAGGTTCCAGCTCGGCCGCACCTAAAGAGCAGCAGATGATGGGGCTCCAAGGCGCTTGCTACGGCCAGGAGATGGTGGTCCCAAGGCCTCCTCCTCAAGGACGGAAACCTTTGAGTCGCCAGAACAGCTTGTCACAAGTCGGAGGAGGCTACATGGGAAGTCCACAACAGCTCAGCCCTGCCCACTCCACTGCCAGCCCGAGAAGAGCCGTCCGGTTGCCTCCGGTCCAGCACCCGCAGCAACCACAGCATGAAATATTCTCCCCTTCCAATAATAATGTTTACTACTCGGGTGATATCCATATGGACATGGTGAAACACATGGATACCCAGAATGGGCATCGTCTCCCACAGCAACACAGCATGGGAGCCAACCTAGAGCCAACAGCTGGTACAAAATCCGCTCCCATGGCTCCCTATACTGATTCCGGCCCCATCCCCAACGCCTTAGAAAACCTGGACCTGGACAACGCTCGCATAGACTTCACTTCGATCATTGACGACGCCGAGCCCTCTTCCTTTAGTCCGCTTAACCATCCTAATCAGGGTGAGCCGGGGTCTTCCTCGCAGACATCGTCACGTCTCACCACCCCGCAGACCTCTGTCACCCTGTCCAACATGGCGGTGGGTGACATGACGTCCATGCTCACCTCGCTGGCTGGGGAGAATAAGTACCTAAACACTTTGTCGTAG
- the gli1 gene encoding zinc finger protein GLI1 isoform X2 — MGYSGNMHCQSRPQGSMYAGVGGGTPHASGPCQASRLPAHNPRLHAPPKHGQLKTEPGLGVVMDGMNVKSLEERSEGDVASPSSTGTQDPLLGLLDGRDDLDKEDGKPEPEAVYETNCHWESCNKEFDTQDQLVHHINNEHIHGEKKEFVCHWQECSREQRPFKAQYMLVVHMRRHTGEKPHKCTFEGCNKAYSRLENLKTHLRSHTGEKPYVCEHEGCNKAFSNASDRAKHQNRTHSNEKPYVCKIPGCTKRYTDPSSLRKHVKTVHGPEAHITKKHRGDTGPRQPGSAITPGGPGAELLLEKEEKRREDCKLMAPDTTLKSQPSPGGQSSCSSERSPLGSTNNNDSGVEMNLNAAGSLEDLTALEDGGTAGGGGGEPGSTGATMGMSAQALKRLENLKIDKLKQIRRPTPPSRCLPNKLPVLPCSGDTMGMCTPSPLSNRRVMELSNHELGGGTSIGANANDRRGSGTSSLSSAYTVSRRSSMASPYLSSRRSSDVSQMGAAAGGGCHLLGQDQSGGDPLSPKTSRREVPCTGSGGLPALSNLTPAQQYSLKAKYAAATGGPPPTPLPGMDQPATPGRRGGVLGDYQGQPLPPFLQQGGTNTEYGTGVIYPHQAPGNTNRRASDPVRSAAANPLALPKRFNSLNNVSMMGRRNALQHQDHRSTSITRHMYSPRPPSITENVMMESMGMEPQLPPLDVRDRSMMIPPGERGFMGYQQQQTLGGGGGPLSNQVSPSHDPLGCPDQSYLKGNYQNQGGEVTPRVGGNPMGQPRPAHREGMSRTLLQQAEFSMSNCQLSPSGHHYPTLGQGGEAGTGQWRDGHNQIQSSLQDQRSLQYSDATMQPQQTQVHFNNQRALYNNPEGVHKLTIKPEQQFHPGMGSANACQSAKLQQQQQLLLQQVQGYTPQTGSRAMMRNSNSMSCDFQGQTQNSFPNGGSLSLGCAGTSLSEGQRPETPMIQVKEMMVRNYVQSQQALMWEQSQEQQQSPIKPPPLSDNMDLAGQASMMQHSPQHQNHNMYSNHSYASYPNHNLVISPPTHSRGSSSAAPKEQQMMGLQGACYGQEMVVPRPPPQGRKPLSRQNSLSQVGGGYMGSPQQLSPAHSTASPRRAVRLPPVQHPQQPQHEIFSPSNNNVYYSGDIHMDMVKHMDTQNGHRLPQQHSMGANLEPTAGTKSAPMAPYTDSGPIPNALENLDLDNARIDFTSIIDDAEPSSFSPLNHPNQGEPGSSSQTSSRLTTPQTSVTLSNMAVGDMTSMLTSLAGENKYLNTLS; from the exons ATGGGCTATTCTGGCAACATGCACTGCCAATCCAGACCTCAGGGCTCCATGTACGCAGGAGTAGGCGGGGGAACACCTCACGCATCGGGCCCGTGCCAGGCTTCCCGACTCCCCGCCCACAACCCTCGTCTCCACGCGCCGCCCAAACACGGACAA CTAAAGACCGAGCCCGGGTTGGGAGTGGTGATGGATGGCATGAATGTGAAGAGCCTGGAGGAGAGGTCTGAGGGAGATGTGGCCAGCCCTTCGTCCACCGGTACTCAG GACCCCCTCTTAGGTCTCCTGGACGGCCGAGACGACTTGGACAAGGAGGACGGCAAGCCCGAACCGGAGGCCGTCTACGAAACCAACTGCCACTGGGAGAGCTGTAACAAGGAGTTTGACACGCAGGACCAACTCGTTCAC caCATCAACAATGAGCACATCCACGGCGAGAAGAAGGAGTTTGTGTGCCACTGGCAGGAGTGTTCTCGCGAGCAGCGGCCATTCAAGGCCCAGTACATGCTGGTGGTCCACATGCGCAGGCACACTGGGGAGAAGCCGCACAAGTGCACT tttgaaGGCTGCAACAAAGCATACTCCCGTCTGGAAAACCTGAAGACGCACCTGCGCTctcacactggggagaaaccctACGTGTGTGAACACGAGGGCTGCAACAAGGCCTTCTCAAACGCCTCCGATCGGGCTAAACACCAGAACAGAACCCACTCCAATGAG AAACCCTACGTTTGCAAGATTCCCGGCTGTACCAAACGGTACACGGACCCGAGCTCGTTACGTAAACACGTGAAGACGGTGCACGGCCCCGAAGCCCACATCACCAAGAAGCACCGAGGCGACACGGGCCCTAGGCAGCCCGGCTCAGCCATAACCCCCGGAGGTCCGGGCGCCGAATTGCTGCTGGAAAAGGAGGAGAAACGCCGGGAGGACTGCAAACTGATGGCTCCTGATACCACTCTG AAATCTCAGCCAAGCCCTGGCGGCCAGTCGTCCTGCAGCAGCGAACGCTCCCCGCTGGGCAGCACCAACAACAACGACAGCGGTGTGGAGATGAACCTGAACGCGGCGGGCAGCCTGGAAGACCTCACGGCCCTGGAGGACGGCGGAACGGCCGGGGGAGGCGGAGGGGAACCGGGAAGCACGGGAGCGACGATGGGAATGTCGGCGCAGGCTCTCAAGAGGCTGGAGAACCTCAAGATTGACAAGCTGAAGCAAATCCGCCGACCGACGCCCCCTAGCCGTTGCCTCCCCAACAAGCTACCCGTGCTTCCTT GTTCGGGTGATACAATGGGAATGTGCACCCCATCTCCACTCTCAAATCGGCGTGTCATGGAGCTATCCAACCATGAGCTCGGAGGCGGGACTTCCATCGGTGCCAATGCCAACGACCGGAGAGGAAGCGGGACGAGCAGCCTGAGCTCCGCCTACACCGTCAGCCGCCGCTCCTCCATGGCGTCACCCTACTTGTCCAGCCGCCGCTCCAGTGACGTCTCTCAGATGGGGGCAGCAGCTGGGGGTGGGTGCCACCTTCTGGGCCAAGATCAGAGCGGTGGGGATCCCCTCTCCCCCAAGACCAGTCGTAGGGAAGTTCCCTGTACAGGAAGTGGCGGGCTGCCAGCTCTTTCGAACCTGACTCCGGCGCAGCAGTACAGTCTAAAAGCTAAGTATGCCGCCGCCACTGGTGGCCCACCACCTACTCCCTTACCCGGGATGGATCAGCCAGCCACTCCCGGCAGAAGAGGAGGTGTTTTGGGCGATTACCAGGGTCAACCGCTGCCTCCTTTCCTTCAGCAAGGTGGTACCAACACAGAGTACGGCACAGGTGTGATCTACCCTCACCAGGCTCCTGGCAACACCAATAGGAGAGCTAGCGATCCGGTAAGATCAGCAGCAGCAAACCCCCTAGCCCTCCCGAAACGGTTCAACAGCCTCAATAATGTGTCTATGATGGGCCGGAGAAATGCCCTGCAACACCAAGACCACCGCAGCACCAGCATCACTCGCCACATGTATTCCCCTCGGCCCCCTAGCATTACAGAGAATGTCATGATGGAGTCCATGGGTATGGAGCCCCAGCTACCCCCTTTGGATGTCAGAGACCGTTCCATGATGATCCCACCTGGCGAACGGGGCTTTATGGGGtaccagcagcagcagacgcTTGGAGGAGGTGGCGGACCACTTTCAAATCAAGTATCTCCAAGCCATGACCCCCTGGGCTGCCCAGACCAAAGTTACTTGAAAGGGAATTACCAGAACCAAGGAGGGGAAGTTACTCCCAGGGTTGGTGGAAATCCAATGGGTCAACCAAGGCCTGCTCACCGAGAGGGTATGTCTCGTACACTTCTTCAACAGGCCGAGTTCAGTATGAGCAACTGTCAGCTCAGCCCGTCAGGCCACCATTACCCGACCTTGGGACAGGGGGGCGAGGCCGGAACTGGTCAATGGCGTGACGGTCACAACCAGATCCAAAGTTCTCTCCAGGACCAACGCAGCTTGCAATATTCAGACGCAACTATGCAGCCTCAACAGACACAAGTCCACTTCAACAATCAGAGGGCTCTTTACAACAATCCAGAGGGAGTACATAAACTCACCATTAAGCCTGAGCAGCAGTTCCACCCCGGCATGGGAAGTGCTAATGCCTGTCAAAGTGCTAAgcttcagcagcagcagcagctactCCTCCAGCAGGTTCAGGGTTATACCCCACAGACAGGGAGTCGAGCTATGATGAGGAACTCAAACAGCATGAGCTGTGACTTTCAAGGACAGACCCAGAACTCCTTCCCCAATGGTGGGAGCTTGAGTTTGGGTTGCGCTGGTACCTCTCTTTCTGAGGGCCAGAGGCCCGAAACCCCCATGATACAGGTAAAGGAGATGATGGTGAGGAATTATGTGCAGTCCCAACAAGCGCTCATGTGGGAGCAATCACAAGAACAGCAGCAGAGCCCAATAAAACCACCTCCACTTTCAGACAACATGGATCTGGCTGGCCAGGCCTCGATGATGCAACATAGCCCTCAGCACCAAAACCATAACATGTACTCAAACCATTCATACGCTTCCTACCCCAACCACAACCTTGTCATAAGCCCTCCGACACACAGCCGAGGTTCCAGCTCGGCCGCACCTAAAGAGCAGCAGATGATGGGGCTCCAAGGCGCTTGCTACGGCCAGGAGATGGTGGTCCCAAGGCCTCCTCCTCAAGGACGGAAACCTTTGAGTCGCCAGAACAGCTTGTCACAAGTCGGAGGAGGCTACATGGGAAGTCCACAACAGCTCAGCCCTGCCCACTCCACTGCCAGCCCGAGAAGAGCCGTCCGGTTGCCTCCGGTCCAGCACCCGCAGCAACCACAGCATGAAATATTCTCCCCTTCCAATAATAATGTTTACTACTCGGGTGATATCCATATGGACATGGTGAAACACATGGATACCCAGAATGGGCATCGTCTCCCACAGCAACACAGCATGGGAGCCAACCTAGAGCCAACAGCTGGTACAAAATCCGCTCCCATGGCTCCCTATACTGATTCCGGCCCCATCCCCAACGCCTTAGAAAACCTGGACCTGGACAACGCTCGCATAGACTTCACTTCGATCATTGACGACGCCGAGCCCTCTTCCTTTAGTCCGCTTAACCATCCTAATCAGGGTGAGCCGGGGTCTTCCTCGCAGACATCGTCACGTCTCACCACCCCGCAGACCTCTGTCACCCTGTCCAACATGGCGGTGGGTGACATGACGTCCATGCTCACCTCGCTGGCTGGGGAGAATAAGTACCTAAACACTTTGTCGTAG